The DNA segment TTAGTTTCCAGCTCATCGATCACTTCCTGCGGCGCTTCAACGTTCAGCAGAACGTAGTGAGCTTTGTGCAGTTTGTTGATCGGGTAAGCCAGCTGACGGCGGCCCCAGTCTTCCAGACGGTGGATCTTGCCTTCTGCACCAGTGATTGCACCAGTGTAGCGCTCGATCATGCCCGGAACCTGTTCGCTCTGGTCAGGATGGACCATAAAAACGATTTC comes from the Citrobacter koseri ATCC BAA-895 genome and includes:
- the rpsF gene encoding 30S ribosomal protein S6; the protein is MRHYEIVFMVHPDQSEQVPGMIERYTGAITGAEGKIHRLEDWGRRQLAYPINKLHKAHYVLLNVEAPQEVIDELETNFRFNDAVIRSMVMRTKHAVTEASPMVKAKDERRERRDDFANETADDADAGDSEE